A single region of the Paraburkholderia megapolitana genome encodes:
- a CDS encoding gluconokinase has product MILIAMGVSGAGKTRIGEMLAERLHCDFTDGDAFHSAANKEKMHHGIPLTDEDRWPWLRTIREAIEEKQRASETAVFTCSSLKRSYRDILRNGDRDVVFVYLHGSLETLRERLKTRTGHFFDPSLLQSQLDTLEEPDAEEAITVSIDLTPEQIVDEVLAQLKTRDGA; this is encoded by the coding sequence ATGATCTTGATAGCAATGGGCGTGTCGGGCGCAGGCAAGACGCGCATCGGCGAGATGCTGGCGGAGCGCCTGCACTGCGACTTCACCGATGGCGACGCGTTTCACAGCGCCGCCAACAAGGAGAAGATGCATCACGGCATTCCGCTGACCGACGAAGACCGCTGGCCGTGGCTGCGCACGATCCGCGAAGCGATCGAGGAAAAGCAGCGGGCCAGCGAGACGGCGGTGTTCACGTGTTCGTCGCTGAAGCGCTCGTATCGCGACATCCTGCGCAATGGCGATCGCGACGTAGTTTTCGTGTATTTACATGGCTCGCTGGAAACGCTGCGCGAACGGTTGAAGACGCGCACCGGTCATTTCTTCGATCCGTCGCTGCTGCAAAGCCAGCTCGATACTTTAGAAGAACCGGACGCTGAAGAAGCAATCACGGTGAGCATCGATCTGACGCCGGAACAGATCGTCGACGAGGTGCTCGCGCAACTGAAGACGCGCGATGGAG